The proteins below are encoded in one region of Pseudonocardia sp. DSM 110487:
- a CDS encoding nitroreductase family deazaflavin-dependent oxidoreductase: protein MPLEGEYEISPTGWVREQTEKIFETGTTESVDINGMAVVLLTTRGVKSGKLRKVPLMRVEHDGVYAIVASLGGAPKHPVWYHNVKADPKVDLQDGTETNDFVAREVTGEEKAIWWERAVAAYPPYADYQKKTTRQIPVFVLEPVAG from the coding sequence ATGCCACTCGAAGGTGAATACGAGATCAGCCCGACCGGATGGGTGCGGGAGCAGACGGAGAAGATCTTCGAGACCGGGACGACCGAGAGCGTCGACATCAACGGCATGGCCGTGGTGCTGCTGACCACGCGCGGTGTCAAGAGCGGGAAGCTCCGCAAGGTGCCGCTGATGCGCGTGGAGCACGACGGTGTGTACGCCATCGTCGCCTCGCTGGGCGGCGCCCCGAAGCACCCGGTCTGGTACCACAACGTCAAGGCCGACCCCAAGGTCGACCTCCAGGACGGCACGGAGACGAACGACTTCGTGGCACGGGAGGTCACCGGCGAGGAGAAGGCGATCTGGTGGGAGCGGGCCGTCGCGGCCTACCCGCCCTACGCCGACTACCAGAAGAAGACGACCCGCCAGATCCCGGTCTTCGTGCTGGAGCCGGTCGCGGGCTGA
- the thiD gene encoding bifunctional hydroxymethylpyrimidine kinase/phosphomethylpyrimidine kinase, with amino-acid sequence MAEPTVGITPPTVMTIAGTDSGGGAGVAADLRAMAACGAHGCVAVTAVTVQNTLGVTGVHTIPPETVAAQIEAVATDIALGAVKTGMLADTPIIEAIVGACDRVGIGGEGIPLVIDPVAASMHGDPLLADTALDAYRTLLFPRAVLATPNLDEVRLLAGVDVHDRAAQYEAAKVMHAFGPRYVLIKGGHLREDTDVCVDLLYDGHTFTELPGPRFATGNTHGGGDNMASAIASGLARGMEVPEAVVFGKRYVTEAVRHSYPLGKGHGPISPLWTVRNWWEQTV; translated from the coding sequence ATGGCTGAGCCCACCGTGGGCATCACGCCCCCGACCGTCATGACGATCGCGGGCACCGACTCCGGCGGCGGCGCGGGTGTCGCGGCCGACCTGCGGGCGATGGCGGCCTGCGGGGCGCACGGCTGCGTGGCCGTCACCGCGGTCACCGTGCAGAACACGCTCGGTGTGACCGGCGTCCACACGATCCCGCCGGAGACGGTGGCCGCCCAGATCGAGGCCGTCGCCACCGACATCGCGCTGGGCGCGGTGAAGACCGGCATGCTGGCCGACACGCCGATCATCGAGGCGATCGTCGGCGCATGCGACCGCGTCGGCATCGGCGGTGAGGGCATCCCGCTGGTCATCGACCCGGTCGCGGCCTCGATGCACGGCGACCCGCTACTGGCCGACACCGCGCTCGATGCCTACCGCACACTGCTCTTCCCACGCGCCGTGCTGGCCACGCCCAACCTCGACGAGGTGCGGCTGCTGGCCGGTGTCGACGTGCACGACCGCGCGGCCCAGTACGAGGCGGCCAAGGTGATGCACGCGTTCGGGCCGCGGTACGTGCTGATCAAGGGCGGGCACCTGCGCGAGGACACCGACGTGTGCGTCGACCTCCTCTACGACGGCCACACCTTCACCGAGCTGCCCGGGCCCCGCTTTGCCACCGGCAACACCCACGGCGGCGGCGACAACATGGCCTCGGCCATCGCGTCGGGGCTCGCGCGCGGCATGGAGGTGCCAGAGGCCGTCGTGTTCGGGAAGCGCTACGTCACCGAGGCCGTGCGGCACTCGTACCCACTGGGCAAGGGGCACGGCCCCATCTCGCCGCTGTGGACGGTCCGGAACTGGTGGGAGCAGACCGTCTGA